The proteins below are encoded in one region of Apostichopus japonicus isolate 1M-3 chromosome 22, ASM3797524v1, whole genome shotgun sequence:
- the LOC139963392 gene encoding solute carrier family 35 member G1-like, with amino-acid sequence MEEGNGRVPAIKRLKTSIFDHRGLFAAFVASLCFAGQSVCVKLLKDSLPVIEVVCLRFLLQGFFSVMVSFFSETTIISTNSMKETLLLFSRGIFGTVAIGLIYFAVYNMSAGMVNAIVFGAPVFVGIFAWIILRERLYICDVCLMVINILGIFLIAQPPFLFPTETLDTDKKMELFAVAAAVIAMLLSALTSIFIRLLGFMGINAVKIVLYYSLCGTVLPALAGCIMQDWVLPPCGQVRFTLVLIGLLNFLAQSLISFALAASKQSYFVSVINSSQVPFTIFLELIILGVAPGLISGAGMVVVLLSVLGVVVREMMFVRKKKEEAHETDAPVEEDC; translated from the coding sequence ATGGAGGAAGGCAACGGGAGAGTCCCGGCCATAAAACGGCTTAAAACCAGCATATTCGATCATCGTGGACTCTTTGCGGCATTTGTGGCAAGTTTGTGTTTCGCTGGACAGTCCGTTTGcgtgaagctgctaaaagactCGCTACCAGTGATAGAAGTGGTCTGCTTAAGATTTCTATTACAAGGGTTCTTCTCTGTGATGGTTTCATTCTTTTCGGAAACAACAATTATATCTACCAACTCGATGAAGGAGACTTTATTACTATTTTCACGAGGCATATTTGGAACGGTTGCTATAGGCCTGATATATTTTGCCGTCTACAATATGTCGGCCGGAATGGTCAATGCGATAGTTTTTGGGGCTCCTGTCTTTGTCGGTATCTTTGCATGGATTATTCTGAGGGAGAGGTTGTATATATGCGATGTTTGTTTAATGGTTATCAATATCTTAGGGATATTTCTCATTGCGCAACCGCCATTTCTGTTTCCCACAGAGACACTCGACACGGATAAGAAAATGGAACTATTTGCAGTTGCAGCTGCAGTCATTGCGATGTTATTATCAGCTCTAACTTCCATATTTATTCGACTTTTGGGATTCATGGGGATAAACGCAGTGAAGATAGTATTATATTATTCACTATGCGGTACTGTTTTACCAGCGTTGGCGGGCTGTATTATGCAGGATTGGGTGCTGCCACCCTGTGGCCAAGTACGTTTTACACTAGTTCTTATAGGTTTGCTTAATTTCTTAGCTCAATCTCTAATATCGTTCGCGCTTGCTGCTTCTAAACAATCTTACTTTGTTTCTGTGATTAATTCCAGTCAAGTTCCCTTTACGATATTTTTAGAGCTAATAATTCTTGGCGTCGCACCTGGATTAATTAGTGGTGCCGGGATGGTCGTGGTGTTACTGTCCGTTCTGGGAGTGGTGGTTCGAGAAATGATGTTcgtgagaaagaaaaaagaagaagcccATGAGACTGATGCTCCAGTGGAAGAAGATTGTTAG
- the LOC139963701 gene encoding prokineticin receptor 2-like, giving the protein MGEMSSYESSQDFVAAPLLYNEIYHYDYAFLNKTDGGQVPIPVAAKVILGLSYSMAITICGIGNLLLCCSLVRFQRMRTTTNLLIGNIALSDFIVAAVCIPFKFYYYMAESWPFGSVMCVMVGYGSVTSLYVSVNSLLLIALDRYSSIMYPLRPRMSRSTLTCCVCTIWVVSLTVAIPTATTTVTTTMYERNDVGEIIGNFTTCWESHWTNHTMMSFYTILLFIVEFIIPLGLMMFVYFSIAKKLWFRNVPGGHMTQQQEMVVEKTKRRTIRMLIIVVTLFAVCWAPFHGYAINRDFIMPSFQGERTLHFFTTFYFVEALAMSNSVFNTIIYIVINANFRMAAMQMVLPKSLWKKDPSPNPYVRYHKYASRSRTGALKNNNYNGSLMTSSTCLGKDKSPKHQQIL; this is encoded by the exons ATGGGGGAAATGTCGAGCTATGAGAGTTCTCAAGACTTCGTTGCAGCTCCGCTGTTATACAATGAAATTTACCATTATGATTATGCATTCTTGAACAAGACTGACGGCGGACAAGTTCCCATACCAGTGGCTGCTAAAGTTATCCTCGGTCTGTCGTACTCAATGGCAATCACCATATGTGGTATAGGTAATCTCTTACTTTGTTGCTCCCTCGTCCGCTTTCAACGCATGCGTACGACTACTAACTTGCTGATCGGAAACATCGCGTTGTCAGATTTCATCGTTGCAGCTGTTTGtatacctttcaagttttactACTATATGGCGGAATCCTGGCCATTTGGAAGTGTTATGTGTGTTATGGTCGGCTACGGATCTGTGACTTCACTCTATGTGTCTGTAAACTCCCTCCTGCTTATAGCGCTTGACAG GTATTCCAGTATAATGTATCCATTGCGTCCGAGAATGAGTCGAAGCACCCTGACATGTTGTGTGTGCACTATTTGGGTGGTTTCCCTAACGGTTGCCATACCAACCGCCACGACCACGGTAACTACCACGATGTATGAAAGGAATGATGTGGGTGAAATCATCGGTAACTTCACCACATGCTGGGAATCCCATTGGACGAACCACACCATGATGTCATTTTACACAATTCTTTTATTCATTGTGGAGTTCATCATTCCTCTTGGCCTGATGATGTTTGTTTATTTCAGTATCGCAAAGAAATTGTGGTTTCGTAATGTCCCAGGAGGTCACATGACCCAACAGCAAGAAATGGTGGTTGAGAAGACAAAGCGACGTACCATTCGAATGTTGATAATAGTCGTGACGTTGTTTGCTGTCTGCTGGGCACCTTTCCATGGTTACGCAATCAACAGAGATTTCATTATGCCATCCTTTCAGGGCGAGCGAACACTTCATTTCTTTACAACTTTTTACTTCGTAGAAGCTTTGGCTATGAGCAACAGCGTATTCAATACTATCATTTATATCGTCATAAACGCTAATTTTCGAATGGCAGCCATGCAGATGGTACTACCAAAGTCGTTGTGGAAGAAAGATCCATCCCCCAATCCATATGTGAGGTACCATAAATATGCGAGCAGGTCAAGAACGGGAGCTCTCAAAAATAACAACTACAATGGAAGCCtcatgacgtcatcaacatGCTTGGGGAAAGACAAAAGTCCGAAACATCAGCAAATATTGTAA